Sequence from the Panicum virgatum strain AP13 chromosome 5N, P.virgatum_v5, whole genome shotgun sequence genome:
GGACTAAGTAATCACTTCGATCCTTTTTTTGCTTTGGCAGACAGATGTTAATTATCCCTTTTAAGTTGTGCAACCCTtcttctacttttttttttggcaagacATGGTTTATTGTTAATATTGCTTCTATGATTTGCTTGGGCAGTGCTGGATTCATGCTTTATGTGATTGAGAGAGCCAAGAAGTGCTTGGACTTTGCAGCAACCCTCTACATAATCCATCTCTTCATTTGTATTGTTTATGGTGGCTGGCCAGCTTCAGTTACATGGTGGGTTGTCAATATCGCTGGtttggcaatcatggctctCCTTGGTGAATACCTATGTATTCGGCGGGAGTTGAAAGAAATTCCAATATCACGGCTTCGTGCAAGTAAGCAATTCAATCCCACAAATGTCTTTTTATTTCCTTTGCATACTTTTCTACATGTGGACTCCACTCAAATTTATTGGCTTGTCTATTTAGCCCCTTACTGATTTTTGTGTGAATAAGAGTCTGGTGTCAGCAAGAATTTTACAGTGACTAAGTTTATATTGCCAAAATTCTTATAATCTGTTGCCACTTAATTGTGTTCAAATATTTGAACCACCACTCATCTGTATTTTGAATAGTCACCACAAGTCCTAACAGTATTACTAGTGTAGTGGTGTTAGAACCAGTGACATATTGTGTCAATAGTGTTATGTGCACTTCTGAATAGATCTCTCGCATTGTTATGCTGTGCCTCTGTTCGCCTAAACAGCCGTTTAGTCCGTTTAAACAGCATTTAAACAGTAAACAGAGGTCACCCGTgtcgtttaggccctaaacggtGAATTAAACGGTTGGACTGTTTAAACTGTTAAAATCCGTCTAAATCGTCTAAACAGAGTCGAGTTAATCATGATTAAATGAGCTAGATGATCATTTAATTCATAATCTAGTCAATAGGAGGACTACAACTACCACAATCAATACCAAACCAAGTAGCACCGTAAGTATATGAAATGTTGTGGGATTTAAATTTCTTCCGGAAAGATTATTTGGCAGAATAGTTACTTTTTACATGTGCAAATATGTAGACTTTCTAGCATATTTGACATTTAAGTACATAAATATGCATATTTTAATGTTAATATGCCAAACCGTTTAGGCCGTTTAACTATGTTTAAACACCGTTTAAACGGCCTAAACACTAAACAAAGGGTGACCGACTGTTTACCGTTTAACGTTTAGGAAAACATTGTGCTGTGCTGTCTACTGATGGGGCTTATGGGGAAGGGAATTGCAAAAATTCAAGTAGAAAGACATAATAGTGTATGCTCAGACAGGCTCATTGGAAGTTGCTTGTTTATTTGGCTAATTATTTAGGCAAGCTATGGATTTCCTACATATGCACTGGTGGTTCACAACTTCTGTATTGCATGTTGATTAAATTTGGTTGGCCATTGTCAACTGCGTGTCGAATTGCCAATTACATCCCACATCAATTCCAGTTCCGAGTTCGGACAACTTATTGTCTCCTAATCCACTTGTCATCTGTGTGGAGGATAGTTTAGTTGGAAGCAGCAACAAGCTATATGGAGGATAGCTTGTTTGATCAGTTGTTACAGCATCTTGATATTCCTATTGCGGCATATATGATATACAATCAAGTTTTCTGGTCCCAAATGTTCGTTTTGCTTCTTTCTCTGTTTTTTATGATGAAAATAGTAATCTTTGTCAAAGCATAGATGCGCTAAAAGCTCCATCTAACTGGCATTTTCATTGAATTTTGCTGAATTACAGTCGTTGATCTTTCCCTGAGTGGTAGCTTCTAGCCTTTTGCCAAGTAGTTCTTCCCCTGAGAGGTCATCCTGAAAGTTCTGATGATATGATGAACAGGTGACTTGGTCGAAAAGTAGCTTCTAGCCTTTTGTGCGTCCTGTCTGGTTTCTACACATTGGTAACTCATGCCAATTAAGCCTCAATTGTCAATACTGTCCTATAAAGTGCAATTGACCAGGCTGTGCCGCCTAGAGAACATGAGTGTTCCAAGTGTaatgattttttcttttttgaaaagggATGAAGTTTCGAGCTTTTGCATCATCCAAATCAAACCACCATTGTCGATATTGTATCATCATGTCAGCATGTTTGGAAAATGATAGTTGCACAAGGTTCCAGACTACTTGATAACTCATATCAAGCATATAATCTGAAATGATATCGCCAGCCATTCTTTGCGTAGACCTCCATAGCCACCACTTCCACAGTGTGACAAGCAATCTGGATATCATCCCTTCGCCTCCTTTTGATTGTTTCCAGGATTTGAGCCAGGCGTTCCCCTTAATCATGGTTCTTAAGGCGCTGCGGCAATTCGTGGCGACCTACCCCCCTCACAACGCCTAGGCGTATAAGGTGCGCGGTGAGGCGATGCCATAGACATATCCTAAATATACCATGACAGCAAAATTTAGTAGTATATACATACTTTTGTTGAGCTGTTGTACCATACATTCTTCCCTTCCCAATTGCTCCTGCCATCGTTTCTCTTGTCCCAAGACAGAGCCATGAACTAAAGCTACCGGTAGAGGCATAAAGCAAAGAAAGCATCCAAGCACAAGCAGTACAGTTGAGGGAAAGGGAAGCACAACCAGCAGAGCACAAGCAGTAGAGTTGAGGGAAAGGGAAGCATGACCGGCAAAGCAGAGGGAACAAAGACCGGAGATTGGAGATGGAATTACCTGGCCATTGCAGGCTTGCAGGGGTCGCACGAGGCAGCGAAGTAGCAGAGGAGGTGCACGGAGGCAGGGCCGCACGGGGCAGCGGAACAGTAGAGGCAGGGCCGCACGGGGCCGTGGagcagcagaggagggggcTGCACAGGCCCTCACAAATCGGCGGAGATGTGCAGGGCCACGTAGTTCCTCGCAGACGGGGAGATGCGCGAGGCTGTGGGGTCGCCGTCACTGCCTCGCCGAGATCCGCCCCACCGCACGAGTTCTCCCACCTCTCTTCTCCGTTTCCCTATCTTCTTTGCTTCCGTCACTCGATTAAGCCAGCATTGGACTTTTGCCACTTGATTTCGCCGCAATTCCCGCGCTCCCTTTGTTTCCCGCTCGATTTCCCGCCTGCCCGCTCGATTTCCTGCACGGTTCTAGGGAGGGCGCTCACCTCATCCTCCATGGCGTCCAGAGGATGCTTTGGATGCCCAGGCGGACGCCTTGCACCTGAGGCGGCCATACACATCCTGGCAAGGCGAGGGGGACACCTACCACCCCGAGGGCGCCTTGACGCCTAGTCgttgcctaggcgacgccttacgAACCATGCCCTTAATATTGGCTGCATAAAAGGCACTATAGGTTTTTTGTTAGAACTAATATCATTACTAAATAGCCAGATAGAATAAAACATTGCTGCTACTCCCACTAAGATTTTGTGCTTAGTGTAGTAAGGTGGGGTTGGCTTATCTTATTCgctcaaatttattttttttaaactgATTATCGCAGTGACATTTTTGGCACTGATATCAGCTTTTGGGGTTTAAGGTTACAAAGCTGACATGTCTAAAAATCATTTGGGAGTCATCCAAAAATGTTAACAACCGCAGCCATGCATTCCTTGTTTTATATTCTGATAAGCTTCAGGTCTCAGAATTAAGATTTTATATTTCATTTGGCACTG
This genomic interval carries:
- the LOC120672768 gene encoding protein SYS1 homolog isoform X1, whose translation is MFYGAMVWDPWLIVSQIVCLQCLYYLALGLSMALLVGTRVPRLTLLYFFDFATLTPRTPTGWCAIASFLLAAVAGAGFMLYVIERAKKCLDFAATLYIIHLFICIVYGGWPASVTWWVVNIAGLAIMALLGEYLCIRRELKEIPISRLRAIVDLSLSGSF